A genomic stretch from Theobroma cacao cultivar B97-61/B2 chromosome 4, Criollo_cocoa_genome_V2, whole genome shotgun sequence includes:
- the LOC18601626 gene encoding nipped-B-like protein B isoform X3, producing MRRVQLHMTMWSPWNFMYKFSNTTLQHLSLVKEQVSGGAVFERKPPESSFPHISQFQRDISSTYNQQTDVIANDAPKSSSRKPKGKKKAANDVGLSVRPDPTELQDAIIGHFREMLEDFCGRAQIPSDDRDETEWLSLPVNDVRMLVNEIMSVRTKRLLHLVPVDNLVKLLRVLDHQIHRAEGLSVDECEHQDSDVFSSVFCALESIHASLAVMAHNDMPKQLYHEEIIERILEFSRHQIMDVMSAYDPSYRALHKPSENGAVEDDEDEELDAELGSASKKRRSTKSVKAKKSALNKVSGAVNAILQKLCTILGLLKDLLLIEKLSDSCVLQLLKTSFTTFLVDNIQLLQLKAIGLITGIFYCYTQHRTYIIDEMVQLLWKLPFSKRALRAYHLPDEEQRQIQMVTALLIQLVHGSANLPEALKQTSSGSPILEVSVDDSYLTKCHESVQDTCCHFWTRVLQRLASVKTQDASELKVMIENLVTDLLTTLNLPEYPAAAPALEVLCVLLLQNAGLKSKDISARAMAIDLVGTIAARLKHDSLLCRNDKFWISEELLSGDNDHESYPNGVCSICLDGKVEKVLYRCQGCQRFFHADCMGVREQEVPNRSWYCQFCVCKKQLLVLQSYCESQYQDNENKNHGRSERSESSDPITKVEIVQQMLLNYLQDAASIDDIHLFVRWCYLCLWYKDGPKSQQNFKYYLARLRSKAIVRDSGTVSSLLIRDSVKKIALALGQNNSFSRGFDKILYLLLVSLRENSPVIRAKALRAVSIIVEADPEVLGDKRVQVAVEGRFCDSAISVREAALELVGRHIASHPDVGLKYFEKVAERIKDTGVSVRKRAIKIIRDMCNANPNFSGFTSACIEIISRVSDDESSIQDLVCKTFYEFWFEEPSGLQTQYPGDGSSVPLEVAKKTEQIVEMLRRLPNHQFLVTVIKRNLVLDFFPQSAKAAGINPVSLAAVRRRCELMCKCLLEKILQVEEMSNVEAEVPTLPYVLALHAFCVVDPSLCMPASDPSQFVITLQPYLKSQVDNRVVAQLLESIIFIIDAVVPLMRKLPPSVIEELKQDLKHMIVRHSFLTVVHACIKCLCSVTKKAGNGGTVVEYLIQLFFKLLDSQATDNKQQVGRSLFCLGLLIRYGNSLFSGPTNKNIDVASSLSLFKKYLLMDDFSIKVRSLQALGFALIARPEYMLEKDIGKILEAALAPSSNVRLKMQVLQNLLEYLLDAESQMGTDKAGNDAVHYSVEGGGSVPVAAGAGDTNICGGIVQLYWDNILGRCLDFNEEVRQSALKIVEVVLRQGLVHPITCVPYLIALETDPLEVNQKLAHHLLMNMNEKYPAFFESRLGDGLQMSFIFMRSISGNARENLNEKSQSKFSGNLKGKSDAGSLTQARLGVSRIYKLIRGNRVARNKFMSSIVRKFDNPSWNDSVVPFLMYCTETLALLPFSSPDEPLYLIYAINRVIQVRAGALEANMKALSSNLLKADAQKTTNENGTVQLDHSRAVFNYMATVDLNGTIQEEAVVQPALYHMTSIDLNGAIQQKLTHESISHYTPAVETTMHKMNHSETHTLSEEDMQKIQADCLAATALQLLMKLKRHLKIVYSLNDQRCQAFSPNEPIKPGDVLTRQNIPFDISETHTSLPCTYQELVQRYQEFKNALREDSIDYSIFTANIKRKRPNPRRGGKAMRMTGGDEDDDYDDEDWKGGVRRLSNSGRKSYGSRGSRQRW from the exons ATGAGGCGAGTTCAGCTACATATGACTATGTGGAGCCCTTGGAACTTCATGTACAAGTTCTCCAATACAACCCTGCAGCATTTGA GTCTTGTTAAGGAGCAAGTCTCTGGTGGTGCAGTGTTTGAAAGGAAGCCACCCGAGTCAAGTTTTCCTCATATTAGTCAATTCCAGAGAGACATTAGCAGCACTTACAATCAGCAGACTGATGTCATAGCTAAT GATGCACCGAAATCTTCTTCCAGGAAGCCAAAAGGCAAGAAAAAAGCTGCTAATGATGTTGGCTTATCGGTTCGACCAGATCCTACAGAGCTTCAAG aTGCCATCATTGGGCACTTCCGTGAGATGCTAGAGGACTTTTGTGGCAGAGCTCAAATTCCCAGTGATGATCGGGATGAGACAGAATGGTTGTCATTGCCTGTCAACGATGTTAGAATGCTTGTAAATGAAATTATGTCTGTACGTACAAAGAGACTTCTACATTTGGTTCCTGTAGATAACCTTGTGAAATTATTACGGGTTCTAGATCATCAGATACATCGAGCAGAAGGTTTGTCGGTTGATGAATGTGAGCAT CAAGACTCAGATGTATTCTCTTCAGTTTTTTGTGCCCTGGAGTCCATTCATGCTTCTTTGGCAGTAATGGCACATAATGACATGCCAAAGCAATTATATCATGAAGAG atcattgaaaggattttaGAGTTCTCCAGGCACCAGATAATGGATGTTATGTCAGCTTATGATCCATCATATCGTGCCTTGCATAAACCAAGTGAAAATGGAGCAGTTGAAG ATGATGAAGACGAAGAGCTTGATGCTGAACTAGGTTCTGCTAGCAAGAAACGACGTAGTACTAAGAGTGTTAAAGCCAAGAAATCAGCATTGAACAA GGTCTCTGGTGCTGTGAATGCTATACTACAAAAACTCTGCACTATTCTTGGTTTACTCAAGGACTTGTTGTTGATTGAGAAATTATCTGATAGTTGTGTTCTACAATTGCTGAAGACAAGCTTTACTACTTTTTTGGTGGATAACATACAGCTCTTGCAACTCAAAGCAATTGGTTTGATAACTGGG ATATTCTACTGTTACACCCAACATAGAACATATATAATAGATGAAATGGTTCAGCTGCTATGGAAGTTACCATTTTCAAAGCGAGCATTAAGAGCATATCACCTACCTGATGAAGAACAGAGGCAGATCCAGATGGTTACGGCTCTGCTGATTCAGTTGGTCCATGGCAGTGCAAACCTTCCTGAAGCTTTAAAGCAAACATCAAGTGGGAGTCCGATCTTGGAAGTCTCAGTTGATGATAGTTATTTAACCAAATGTCATGAATCTGTCCAGGATACATGCTGTCATTTCTGGACCCGTGTCCTTCAGCGCCTTGCTTCTGTAAAGACTCAAGATGCCTCTGAGTTGAAAGTGATGATTGAGAATCTAGTCACTGATTTACTGACAACATTAAATCTACCAGAATATCCTGCTGCAGCTCCTGCTTTGGAG GTTCTTTGTGTTTTATTGCTCCAAAATGCCGGTCTTAAATCCAAGGACATCTCTGCACGTGCAATGGCAATTGATCTTGTTGGCACAATAGCAGCAAGGTTGAAGCATGATTCTCTCCTCTGTAGGAACGACAAGTTCTGGATATCCGAAGAATTGCTTAGTGGGGATAACGATCATGAAAGTTACCCAAATGGTGTATGTTCAATTTGTTTGGATGGAAAGGTAGAAAAAGTGTTGTATAGGTGCCAAGGTTGTCAAAGATTTTTCCATGCTGATTGTATGGGGGTAAGAGAACAAGAAGTTCCTAATCGTAGTTGGTACTGCCAGTTTTGTGTCTGTAAGAAGCAACTTCTTGTGTTGCAATCATATTGTGAGTCACAGTACCAGGATAATGAGAATAAGAATCATGGTCGCTCAGAAAGGTCTGAATCTTCTGATCCAATTACGAAAGTTGAAATTGTTCAGCAAATGCTTTTGAATTATCTTCAAGATGCTGCTTCTATTGATGATATCCATCTCTTTGTTCGATG GTGTTATCTTTGCTTGTGGTATAAGGATGGCCCCAAATCTCAACAAAATTTCAAGTACTACCTTGCTAGACTGAGATCAAAGGCAATAGTGCGTGACTCAGGGACCGTTTCTTCACTGTTGATAAGGGATTCGGTCAAGAAGATTGCTTTGGCACTGGGACAAAATAATTCTTTCTCTAGAGGGTTTGACAAGATTCTTTACTTGCTTCTG GTTAGCTTAAGAGAGAACTCTCCTGTAATTAGGGCTAAGGCTTTACGAGCA GTTAGTATTATTGTAGAAGCTGATCCAGAGGTATTAGGTGACAAACGTGTTCAAGTGGCTGTTGAGGGAAGGTTTTGTGACTCTGCAATATCTGTCAGAGAAGCAGCACTGGAACTTGTTGGCAGACATATTGCTTCACATCCTGATGTTGGTTTAAAG TACTTTGAGAAGGTGGCAGAGAGGATTAAAGACACTGGAGTCAGTGTGCGGAAACGAGCAATCAAAATTATTCGAGATATGTGCAATGCGAATCCCAACTTCTCAGGATTTACAAGTGCTTGCATCGAGATTATTTCTCGTGTTAGTGATGATGAATCAAGCATTCAG GATCTTGTCTGTAAGACATTTTATGAGTTCTGGTTTGAGGAACCTTCTGGACTGCAGACTCAGTATCCTGGAGATGGTAGTTCTGTTCCATTGGAGGTGGCTAAGAAGACCGAGCAGATCGTTGAAATGCTAAGGCGGTTGCCTAATCACCAGTTTCTTGTAACTGTGATTAAGCGTAACTTGGTCCTCGATTTTTTCCCTCAATCAGCGAAAGCTGCTGGAATCAACCCTGTCTCACTTGCAGCGGTACGTAGGCGATGTGAGTTGATGTGCAAGTGCTTACTGGAAAAAATATTGCAAGTGGAGGAAATGAGTAATGTGGAAGCAGAGGTTCCTACACTTCCCTATGTGCTGGCCTTGCATGCTTTTTGTGTAGTTGACCCATCACTTTGCATGCCAGCTTCTGATCCTTCCCAATTTGTGATTACTCTACAGCCGTATCTTAAGAGTCAG GTTGATAACAGAGTTGTTGCACAGTTACTGGAGAGTATAATCTTTATAATTGATGCTGTTGTGCCTTTGATGCGGAAGTTGCCTCCTAGTGTTATCGAAGAACTAAAGCAGGACTTGAAGCACATGATTGTCCGGCATTCTTTTTTGACTGTTGTTCATGCTTGCATCAA GTGTCTTTGTTCTGTGACTAAAAAGGCTGGGAATGGTGGTACTGTTGTTGAGTACCTCATTCAGTTATTTTTCAAACTATTGGATTCCCAAGCAACTGATAACAAGCAG cAAGTGGGGCGTTCGCTCTTCTGTCTTGGATTGCTAATCCGCTATGGAAACTCTTTATTTAGTGGTCCCACTAACAAAAATATTGATGTTGCCAGCAGTCTTagtttgtttaaaaaatatcttctAATGGATGATTTTAGTATAAAGGTTAGATCTCTGCAG GCATTAGGCTTTGCTCTAATTGCTAGGCCTGAATATATGTTGGAAAAAGACATTGGGAAGATATTAGAGGCAGCATTAGCACCAAGTTCTAATGTTCGTCTTAAG ATGCAAGTGTTGCAAAATTTGTTGGAATATCTTCTTGATGCGGAAAGTCAAATGGGAACGGATAAAGCCGGTAATGATGCAGTTCATTATTCTGTAGAAGGTGGCGGTAGTGTCCCTGTAGCTGCAGGTGCTGGTGATACTAACATTTGTGGGGGTATAGTCCAGTTGTACTGGGATAATATTCTGGGGAGATGCTTGGACTTTAATGAAGAAGTTCGCCAATCTGCCCTAAAG ATAGTGGAAGTTGTGCTTCGTCAAGGTCTTGTTCATCCTATTACTTGTGTGCCATACCTTATAGCTCTTGAAACAGATCCTCTGGAAGTCAACCAAAAGTTGGCTCATCATTTGCTAATGAATATGAATGAGAA aTATCCTGCTTTTTTCGAAAGCCGTTTAGGAGATGGCCTTCAGATGTCATTTATCTTCATGCGTTCCATTAGTGGCAATGCCCGTGAAAATCTAAATGAAAAATCCCAATCCAAGTTTTCTGGAAATTTGAAAGGGAAATCTGATGCTGGGTCTTTAACACAAGCAAGGCTGGGAGTTTCCAGAATTTACAAGCTCATTCGTGGAAATCGGGTTGCTAGAAACAAATTTATGTCCTCAATTGTGCGCAAATTTGATAATCCTAGCTGGAATGATTCAGTTGTACCTTTCTTGAT GTATTGTACAGAAACTCTTGCTTTGTTACCATTCTCATCTCCTGATGAACCGCTCTATTTGATCTATgctataaatcgagtaatacAAGTTAGAGCTGGGGCACTTGAGGCAAATATGAAAGCCTTGAGTTCAAATTTGCTAAAGGCAGATGCTCAGAAGACAACTAATGAAAATGGGACCGTTCAACTGGATCATAGTCGAGCTGTTTTCAATTATATGGCTACAGTTGATTTGAATGGAACAATTCAGGAGGAGGCTGTGGTTCAGCCTGCTCTCTATCACATGACATCCATTGATTTGAATGGTGCAATCCAACAAAAGCTCACTCATGAGTCTATTTCACATTATACTCCTGCAGTGGAGACAACAATGCATAAGATGAACCATTCTGAAACTCATACTCTCTCCGAAGAGGATATGCAAAAAATCCAG GCCGACTGTCTTGCTGCTACTGCACTACAGCTTCTCATGAAGCTGAAAAGACACCTAAAAATTGTTTATAGCCTGAATGATCAAAGATGCCAG GCATTTTCTCCAAATGAACCTATAAAGCCTGGGGACGTTCTCACGAGGCAGAACATTCCCTTTGACATCAGTGAAACACACACTAGCCTGCCTTGCACTTATCAAGAATTGGTGCAGAGATATCAG GAATTTAAAAACGCATTGAGGGAAGATAGTATTGATTACTCAATTTTCACAGCAAACATCAAAAGGAAGCGCCCAAATCCCAGGAGAGGAGGGAAAGCAATGCGCATGACTGGTGGGGATGAAGatgatgattatgatgatgaaGACTGGAAAGGTGGTGTACGGAGACTGAGTAATAGTGGAAGGAAAAGTTACGGCAGCAGAGGCAGTAGGCAGCGATGGTAG